A genomic segment from Streptomyces sp. NBC_00654 encodes:
- the istB gene encoding IS21-like element helper ATPase IstB, translating into MPRTPAAGSRPGPAKTADKTAPTGHQTASDLAFLARAMKAPTLLDAAERLAERARAESWTHTEYLVACLQREVSARDSHGGEGRTRAAHFPAIKTIEELDVAHLRGLTRQQLAHLGTLDFITGKENVVFLGPPGTGKTHIATGLAVRACQSGHRVAFATASQWVDRLAAARRSGQLQEELVKLGRYPLIVIDEVGYIPFEAEAANLFFQLIANRYERASVIVTSNKPFGRWGEVFGDETVAAAMIDRLVHHAEVHSLKGESYRMRGRKLGRVPTPTDND; encoded by the coding sequence ATGCCCCGCACCCCAGCGGCCGGCTCCCGGCCAGGCCCGGCGAAAACCGCGGACAAAACAGCGCCCACCGGCCATCAGACTGCCTCGGACCTGGCATTTCTCGCCCGCGCGATGAAGGCACCCACCCTGCTGGACGCCGCCGAACGTCTGGCCGAACGCGCCCGCGCCGAGTCCTGGACCCACACCGAATACCTGGTCGCCTGCCTGCAACGCGAGGTGTCCGCCCGCGACAGCCACGGCGGCGAGGGCCGCACCCGGGCTGCCCACTTCCCCGCGATCAAGACCATCGAGGAACTCGATGTCGCCCATCTGCGCGGTCTGACGCGACAACAGCTCGCGCATCTGGGCACACTGGACTTCATAACGGGCAAAGAGAATGTGGTCTTCCTCGGCCCGCCCGGAACCGGCAAGACCCACATCGCCACCGGCCTCGCCGTCCGGGCCTGCCAGAGCGGACACCGCGTGGCCTTCGCCACCGCTTCCCAATGGGTGGACCGCCTCGCCGCAGCCCGCCGCTCCGGGCAACTCCAGGAAGAACTGGTCAAACTCGGCCGCTACCCGCTGATCGTGATCGACGAGGTGGGATACATCCCCTTCGAAGCCGAAGCGGCCAACCTCTTCTTCCAGCTGATCGCCAACCGCTACGAGAGAGCGAGTGTGATCGTCACGAGCAACAAGCCCTTCGGACGCTGGGGAGAAGTCTTCGGCGACGAGACCGTGGCCGCCGCCATGATCGACCGGCTCGTCCACCACGCAGAGGTCCACTCCCTCAAAGGCGAGTCCTACCGCATGCGAGGACGAAAACTCGGCCGCGTCCCCACCCCCACCGACAACGACTGA